In Pseudorasbora parva isolate DD20220531a chromosome 20, ASM2467924v1, whole genome shotgun sequence, a single window of DNA contains:
- the LOC137049341 gene encoding zinc finger protein OZF-like: MASIKVESEDMKIEETFRVKYEEAEEQTDLMPLEEELEEPNDVKEEKHDFIPGENYPSSSQTEKTSSRKRAKKRGRRSYFTCFQCGKSFSQRENLKAHVRIHNGESPYPCQQCGKGFPGKGNLKVHMRVHTGEKPYICQQCGKSFAHLGTLNDHKRSHTGESPFTCDQCGKGFKRKINLRSHMRLHSRDNCFKCHQCGRSFTDSNHLEWHVISHIGEKPFMCHYCGRTCSSKSNLEVHVRLHTGEKPFTCQHCGKGFNEKGNFQVHMRLHTGEKPFMCLQCDMSFTYRRDLKLHLKAHSGNSSVVIGLPVTARRNKKPII; encoded by the exons ATGGCGTCTATTAAAGTTGAGAGTGAAGACATGAAGATAGAAGAAACATTCAGAGTGAAATATGAAGAAGctgaggaacaaacag ACCTCATGCCGCTGGAAGAGGAATTGGAAGAACCGAATGATGTAAAGGAAGAGAAACATGATTTTATACCTGGGGAAAACTATCCTAGCTCCTCACAGACTGAAAAGACTTCCTCACGAAAAAGAGCTAAAAAAAGGGGGCGTAGAAGTTATTTCACCTGCtttcagtgtggaaagagtttcagccAACGTGAAAATCTTAAAGCTCACGTGAGAATTCACAATGGAGAGAGCCCTTACCcttgccaacagtgtggaaaaggTTTCCCTGGAAAAGGAAaccttaaagtccacatgagagttcacactggagagaagccttacatctgccaacagtgtggaaagagtttcgcACATCTAGGAACGCTAAACGACCACAAAAGAAGTCACACCGGAGAATCGCCTTTCACGTGTGATCAGTGTGGAAAGGGTTTCAAACGTAAAATAAACCTTCGTAGCCACATGAGGCTTCACTCGCGAGACAACTGCTTTAAATGCCATCAATGCGGAAGGAGTTTCACAGACAGCAATCACCTTGAGTGGCATGTAATAAGTCACattggagagaagcctttcatgTGCCATTACTGTGGAAGGACTTGCTCAAGCAAATCAAACCTTGAGGTTCATGTGAgacttcacactggagagaagcctttcacctgccaacaCTGTGGAAAAGGTTTCAATGAAAAAGGAAACTTTCAAGTCCACATGAGgcttcacactggagagaaacctttCATGTGTCTTCAGTGCGATATGAGTTTCACATATCGAAGAGACCTGAAACTTCATTTGAAAGCCCATTCCGGAAATAgcagtgttgtgattggtctaccggTTACAGCGCGTAGAAACAAAAAACCCATCATATGA